The proteins below come from a single Anguilla rostrata isolate EN2019 chromosome 3, ASM1855537v3, whole genome shotgun sequence genomic window:
- the LOC135251887 gene encoding kelch-like protein 9: MASSVVSGKYSLHNEQFPKSLQQGFQELRESMCLCDIQLVAENRRFWAHRSVLAAASPYFRVMFSSDMRERTMESVELKAIPATGLKCALDFIYTSLLRADFDSIEDVLLASTHLQVTDLTDCCAQMLKEWLRVDNVFETLSLSERYNLPALNSHCLAFISQNLHAVLKTRESSLLQVDWECFSGVLKRDDVSPLVCETDILDLAMKWLNYDLGNREPRLEQLVREIRLGLIFPSDVDYDSEGELCSSARLLREAVPEGGAYLRMLCRGDARFQADGAFHNWFKIRSTRKGVLATCGKTTGSLECGEIMVLTGKCMDSWETIGRRKAMYNHCTVVLDDFLYLIGGQNSWFSDHHEEEAVASVWRFDPRFRRWTELADMNVRRRRFHCSALGGGIYAVGGRGEGGLLFSAERYSPVQDTWTHIRALPRPLSSHAGAVYQDQLYICGGSSGEVFSDALFRYSPDRDEWTSLAPLHHARGFHSMTAVGDKIYVIGGVVIGGGGGRGGRSYSDLLVTECYSPCADQWTELRPLPAGHSQHGASAVGHTIYVLGGFSWTAEGFLSTVHLYDTGTDTWDTGPALPRPLVGLSSATLTIPQGLCRTHDDDVTTEPGE; this comes from the exons ATGGCTTCTAGTGTGGTATCAGGGAAGTATTCTCTCCACAACGAACAGTTTCCTAAAAGTTTACAGCAGGGCTTCCAGGAGCTCAGGGAATCCATGTGCCTTTGCGACATCCAGCTAGTCGCGGAAAACAGGAGGTTTTGGGCGCACAGGTCGGTGCTCGCCGCGGCTAGCCCCTACTTCAGGGTGATGTTCAGCAGCGATATGCGGGAGAGGACCATGGAGTCTGTGGAGCTGAAGGCGATCCCGGCTACGGGTCTGAAGTGTGCGCTGGACTTCATATACACCTCCCTGCTGCGCGCGGACTTTGACAGCATAGAGGACGTCCTTCTGGCGTCCACGCACCTGCAGGTCACGGACCTGACGGACTGCTGCGCCCAGATGCTTAAGGAATGGCTCCGTGTGGACAACGTTTTCGaaaccctgtctctctctgaaagATACAACCTCCCAGCATTAAACTCCCACTGTTTAGCCTTCATTTCGCAGAATCTGCATGCGGTTCTGAAGACGCGCGAAAGTTCGCTGCTACAAGTTGACTGGGAGTGCTTCTCTGGCGTGCTGAAGAGAGACGACGTCAGCCCGCTGGTCTGCGAGACTGACATCCTGGATCTCGCAATGAAATGGCTAAATTACGATTTGGGAAACCGGGAGCCTCGGTTGGAACAGCTTGTGAGGGAGATTCGGCTCGGTCTGATCTTCCCCTCGGACGTGGACTACGATTCGGAGGGCGAGCTGTGCTCCTCCGCGCGGCTGCTGAGGGAGGCGGTCCCGGAGGGCGGCGCGTACCTCCGCATGCTGTGCCGAGGGGATGCGCGCTTCCAGGCCGACGGCGCGTTCCACAACTGGTTCAAGATCAGGTCCACGCGCAAGGGCGTGCTGGCCACCTGCGGGAAAACCACCGGAAGTCTGGAATGCGGGGAGATCATG GTTTTGACGGGAAAGTGTATGGATTCGTGGGAAACGATTGGTCGCAGGAAAGCGATGTACAACCACTGCACTGTGGTGCTGGACGATTTCCTGTATCTCATCG GGGGACAGAACTCTTGGTTCAGCGATCACCACGAGGAGGAGGCCGTGGCGTCGGTGTGGCGGTTCGACCCCCGCTTCCGCCGATGGACCGAGCTGGCAGACATGAAC GTGCGGCGTCGACGGTTCCACTGCAGTGCGCTGGGGGGCGGGATCTAtgcagtgggggggcggggcgaggggggccTCTTGTTCTCTGCTGAGCGCTACAGCCCCGTCCAGGACACCTGGACGCACATCcgcgccctgccccgccccctgtccagCCACGCTGGGGCCGTGTACCAGGACCAGCTCTACATCTGCG ggggctcCTCGGGAGAGGTGTTCTCGGATGCGCTGTTCCGCTACAGTCCGGACCGAGACGAGTGGACCAGCCTGGCGCCGCTTCACCACGCCCGAGGGTTCCACAGCATGACGGCCGTGGGAGACAAGATCTACGTCATCG GCGGGGTGGTGattgggggcggtggggggaggggggggcggtcctACTCTGACCTGCTGGTGACGGAGTGCTACTCCCCCTGTGCGGACCAGTGGACCGAGCTGCGCCCCCTGCCTGCAGGCCACAGCCAGCACGGGGCCTCGGCCGTGGGCCATACCATCTACGTCCTGGGGGGGTTCTCCTGGACCGCCGAGGGCTTCCTCAGCACCGTGCACCTGTACGACACCGGAACCGACACCTGGGACACCGGCCcggccctgccccgcccgctgGTGGGCCTCTCCAGCGCCACGCTCACCATCCCGCAAGGGCTCTGTCGGACGCAcgatgatgatgtcaccaccGAGCCCGGGGAGTGA